In one Nitrososphaera viennensis EN76 genomic region, the following are encoded:
- a CDS encoding winged helix-turn-helix domain-containing protein, which produces MEKKKRDVTSFHPFLDHSFKLLLYSYFMRYRSRMDIASAILDVAKDGALKTAIMYKAYMSFPQLNEYLELLLSNGLLEYVPEQKMYHTTRKGKRFLDNYGEVGRALLPKENNKNAAMAEA; this is translated from the coding sequence ATGGAAAAAAAGAAAAGAGACGTTACATCTTTTCATCCATTTCTGGATCACTCTTTTAAATTATTACTATATAGTTATTTTATGAGATATAGAAGTAGAATGGACATCGCTTCGGCAATTCTTGATGTTGCAAAAGACGGGGCGCTAAAAACGGCAATAATGTACAAGGCTTACATGTCATTTCCGCAGCTGAATGAATACCTGGAGCTTTTGCTTAGTAATGGGCTGCTAGAGTATGTTCCGGAGCAAAAGATGTACCATACAACGAGAAAAGGGAAAAGGTTCCTGGACAACTACGGGGAAGTAGGACGAGCGCTTCTTCCAAAAGAAAACAACAAGAATGCGGCCATGGCAGAAGCGTGA
- a CDS encoding methane monooxygenase/ammonia monooxygenase subunit C, which produces MLFTRERTMAQMPALIPKEVEIQRLKKIYIMVIMLGSIAASVEVDNFVDGSLHQTSIRDSAFTPAHWWLYSHFVALPVGWGMVAIYDRKVPILRGPNNSMNTGLKLTILGYLATMFTIGVNELWHFWFVEEIFAVPNHWMFNMGVVVAFMGALAYVVRVYARLVELGAEAPAKNPYVAEMYKLALEGKLYSRSIP; this is translated from the coding sequence ATCCTTTTCACACGTGAAAGAACTATGGCACAAATGCCAGCACTGATACCAAAAGAAGTCGAAATCCAGAGACTGAAAAAGATCTACATCATGGTGATCATGCTCGGTTCCATCGCTGCCTCAGTAGAAGTCGACAACTTTGTCGACGGTTCGCTGCACCAGACGTCCATCCGCGACTCGGCCTTCACGCCGGCCCACTGGTGGCTGTACAGCCACTTTGTGGCTCTGCCTGTCGGCTGGGGTATGGTGGCAATCTATGACAGGAAGGTCCCGATACTCCGAGGCCCGAACAACTCGATGAACACAGGTCTAAAGCTGACAATCCTCGGCTACCTTGCGACCATGTTCACAATCGGCGTCAACGAGCTATGGCACTTCTGGTTCGTGGAAGAAATATTCGCCGTTCCGAACCACTGGATGTTCAACATGGGTGTCGTAGTGGCATTCATGGGAGCCCTTGCGTACGTGGTAAGGGTGTATGCACGTCTGGTGGAACTTGGTGCAGAGGCACCTGCAAAGAACCCCTACGTGGCGGAAATGTACAAGCTGGCGCTGGAAGGCAAGCTGTACAGCAGGTCAATCCCGTAA
- a CDS encoding polyprenyl synthetase family protein: MGRRNIEANPLTDLCGDYLGRIEEALKRELDSYSWSEFHAPLRYACDGGKRIRPLILVLSAEAIKGRKANGDAYLAASAIELLHTESIIHDDIIDEEHTRRGKPSFHVKYGYNSSILTADFVLGVILSIGSKLKNPRVLNELSNAATRMSEGEMMEIRLNKSPAITEDDYIKVLDYKTASLFETSAKIGAILGEGTEEQIHAMTTFGHLLGIAYQIHDDLIDWNDEDKLFNMLVKQNDRSKDFIDRMEKLYQSYAAKAKDELLKVAPANSEVIRHLELMTDLASVQI; encoded by the coding sequence TTGGGCAGGAGAAACATAGAGGCCAACCCGCTGACAGACCTTTGTGGCGACTACCTCGGTCGGATTGAAGAAGCGCTCAAGCGCGAGCTCGACTCTTATTCATGGTCAGAATTTCACGCGCCGTTGCGCTATGCCTGCGATGGCGGCAAGCGCATCAGGCCGCTCATCCTGGTTTTGTCTGCAGAGGCAATAAAGGGCAGGAAGGCAAACGGCGACGCGTACCTTGCCGCATCAGCAATCGAACTTTTGCACACCGAATCCATAATACATGACGACATAATCGACGAGGAGCACACCCGCAGGGGCAAGCCGTCGTTCCACGTGAAATACGGCTACAACAGCAGCATCCTCACCGCGGATTTCGTGCTTGGAGTCATACTTTCCATCGGCTCGAAACTCAAGAACCCCCGCGTCCTCAACGAGCTGTCAAACGCCGCGACGCGCATGAGCGAAGGCGAGATGATGGAGATAAGGCTGAACAAGTCGCCGGCGATAACCGAGGACGACTACATCAAGGTGCTCGACTACAAGACGGCGTCGCTGTTTGAGACGTCGGCCAAGATAGGCGCGATACTGGGCGAGGGCACAGAGGAGCAGATCCACGCCATGACCACCTTTGGCCACCTGCTCGGAATCGCCTACCAGATCCACGACGACCTCATTGACTGGAACGACGAGGACAAGCTGTTCAACATGCTGGTCAAGCAGAACGACAGGTCCAAGGACTTTATCGACAGGATGGAAAAGTTGTACCAGTCGTACGCTGCAAAGGCCAAGGATGAACTGCTAAAGGTGGCGCCGGCAAACAGCGAGGTCATCAGGCACCTGGAATTGATGACGGACCTAGCATCGGTGCAGATCTAG
- a CDS encoding NADH-quinone oxidoreductase subunit N, with amino-acid sequence MVDLLSTPILVTVILGVVGLAIPAIDAGRREKGVDRNKVYSAIAFGALIVAMGIVIFRVFSGEVLPAVAFGQDVLTDDLFGSFFAVALLLVSLMMTASSWNYWKGRSNPAAYYSLILLSSIGMVLIAYSTDLVMLLVAWELMSLPTYALAGFQKRDPVSNEAAIKYFMFGALSSALIVFAIGLVYGMTGTTNIGDSVKALTSLDPSMMPVGLLAIALFIAGFGFKMGLVPFHMWLPDAYEGSPATIGGLLASGTKKAGFAAALRVVVLGMFALNADWALTLAILAVFTMTIGNLGAIMQRSVPRMLAYSSIAQAGYIMIGIALAPYSDQALAGSLFHIINHAVMKSAGFIAVAAVAITLASYSLEKYRGLGRRMPITAATFSIALLALAGVPPLNGFWSKLMLFGAAINTGPVVDWGPWLAIAGVLNSALSLGYYAWIMRKMYMEESPDMKRVKEPRAMIAVLVFAVVFMVGFGIWHAPLIDFASKAVPDLSFISGIPAGPLH; translated from the coding sequence ATGGTAGACCTGCTCTCAACGCCAATACTGGTGACGGTAATACTGGGCGTGGTAGGCCTGGCCATACCCGCCATCGACGCCGGAAGGCGCGAAAAGGGCGTCGACCGCAACAAGGTGTACAGCGCAATCGCGTTTGGCGCGCTAATCGTCGCCATGGGGATCGTGATATTCCGCGTGTTCTCCGGCGAGGTGCTCCCTGCAGTCGCGTTCGGGCAGGACGTGCTCACGGACGACCTGTTCGGCTCGTTCTTTGCAGTCGCGCTGCTGCTCGTGTCTCTCATGATGACAGCGTCGTCGTGGAACTACTGGAAGGGCAGGTCAAACCCGGCGGCGTACTACTCGCTGATCCTGCTTTCAAGCATCGGCATGGTGCTCATTGCCTACTCGACAGACCTCGTGATGCTCCTGGTCGCGTGGGAATTGATGTCGTTGCCGACGTACGCCCTTGCAGGCTTCCAGAAACGCGACCCGGTGTCAAACGAGGCTGCAATAAAGTATTTCATGTTCGGCGCGCTGTCGTCGGCGCTCATAGTCTTTGCAATAGGCCTAGTCTACGGCATGACTGGCACCACAAACATCGGCGACTCTGTAAAGGCGCTGACCAGCCTCGACCCGTCGATGATGCCTGTAGGCCTGCTCGCAATCGCGCTCTTTATCGCCGGCTTTGGATTCAAGATGGGCCTCGTCCCGTTCCACATGTGGCTCCCAGACGCCTACGAGGGCTCGCCTGCAACCATCGGCGGCCTGCTTGCGTCAGGCACCAAGAAGGCCGGCTTTGCAGCAGCCCTTCGCGTGGTGGTCCTTGGCATGTTTGCGCTCAACGCCGACTGGGCGCTCACCCTTGCGATACTTGCAGTCTTTACCATGACGATTGGAAACCTCGGCGCCATAATGCAGAGGAGCGTGCCGAGGATGCTTGCCTACTCGTCAATAGCCCAGGCAGGCTACATCATGATAGGCATCGCGCTGGCGCCATACTCCGACCAGGCGCTTGCCGGCTCGCTGTTCCACATCATCAACCACGCCGTCATGAAGTCGGCAGGTTTCATCGCCGTCGCGGCTGTGGCGATAACGCTTGCCAGCTATAGCCTTGAAAAGTACCGCGGCCTTGGAAGGCGCATGCCGATAACTGCCGCCACGTTTTCAATCGCGCTACTCGCCCTTGCAGGCGTGCCTCCGCTCAACGGGTTCTGGAGCAAGCTGATGCTCTTTGGCGCAGCTATAAACACCGGCCCAGTGGTAGACTGGGGCCCGTGGCTTGCAATCGCAGGCGTCCTCAACAGCGCGCTCTCGCTTGGCTACTATGCCTGGATAATGAGAAAGATGTACATGGAGGAGTCGCCGGACATGAAGCGGGTAAAGGAGCCCAGGGCCATGATAGCGGTGCTGGTGTTCGCCGTGGTGTTCATGGTGGGCTTTGGCATCTGGCACGCGCCCCTCATCGACTTTGCTTCAAAGGCGGTGCCTGACCTCAGCTTTATCTCTGGCATCCCGGCCGGCCCGCTGCATTGA